Sequence from the Candidatus Saccharimonadales bacterium genome:
GAGGCCTTTGACAAGGTGGCTAAATTGCTAGGCTTAGCCTATCCCGGCGGACCGAGCATCGAGGCCGCCGCTAAAGCCGGCCATCCCGACTTCTTAAAATTACCCAAAGCCAGTATGCCGGGGTTTGATTACAGCTTCTCCGGGTTAAAGACGGCCGTGCTTCGCGCCGTCCAAGCACTGGTTGGTGTCGATTATAATTTTCCTTCAACCGAGCTCGCTAATAAACTCAATAAGACGCAAATAAGTGATATCGCGGCCAGCTTTCAACGGATTGCGATCGAAACTCTTGTCGACACCGCCGAGTCGGCTTATAGTCAATTTAGACCCAAGACCGTGGTCATCGCCGGTGGCGTGGCGGCTAATAGCGAACTCAGGCGGCAACTAGCTAAGCGGCTGCCGCTCGATATCCGTTACGCACCAATCTCGCTTTGCACCGACAACGCCGCCATGATCGCGGCTCTCGGCTTCTACCGCGCGCGGGCTAAAGCTGCGCCGGACAGCCCCTTTAAGCTGGACATAAATCCTAGCCTAGTCCTATAAATTAAAACAACAGATACTTGCTTTTTTATAAAACTTATGCTAATATTTAATTACGATTCAAT
This genomic interval carries:
- the tsaD gene encoding tRNA (adenosine(37)-N6)-threonylcarbamoyltransferase complex transferase subunit TsaD — its product is MNVLGIETSCDENAAAVVKDGRQLLSNVVLSQVDLHKLYGGVVPEVAARSHIEVMTPTIDQAIDQSGLSWDEIDAVCVANGPGLGGSLLIGTLAARTLALIKNKPLYGVHHALGHVYANFIDWDHSAKAKLDLSTATAWAEPEFELLALIVSGGHSHLVLLSDHQSYRLLGQTQDDAVGEAFDKVAKLLGLAYPGGPSIEAAAKAGHPDFLKLPKASMPGFDYSFSGLKTAVLRAVQALVGVDYNFPSTELANKLNKTQISDIAASFQRIAIETLVDTAESAYSQFRPKTVVIAGGVAANSELRRQLAKRLPLDIRYAPISLCTDNAAMIAALGFYRARAKAAPDSPFKLDINPSLVL